One part of the Peromyscus leucopus breed LL Stock chromosome 19, UCI_PerLeu_2.1, whole genome shotgun sequence genome encodes these proteins:
- the Ik gene encoding protein Red, with product MPERDSEPFSNPLAPDGHDVDDPHSFHQSKLTNEDFRKLLMTPRAAPTSAPPSKSRHHEMPREYNEDEDPAARRRKKKSYYAKLRQQEIERERELAEKYRDRAKERRDGVNKDYEETELISTTANYRAVGPTAEADKSAAEKRRQLIQESKFLGGDMEHTHLVKGLDFALLQKVRAEIASKEKEEEELMEKPQKETKKDEDPENKIEFKTRLGRNVYRMLFKSKSYERNELFLPGRMAYVVDLDDEYADTDIPTTLIRSKADCPTMEAQTTLTTNDIVISKLTQILSYLRQGTRNKKLKKKDKGKLEEKKPPEADMNIFEDIGDYVPSTTKTPRDKERERYRERERDRERDRDRERERDRERERDRERDREREREEEKKRHSYFEKPKVDDEPVDVDKGPGSAKELIKSINEKFAGSAGWEGTESLKKPEDKKQLGDFFGMSNSYAECYPATMDDMAVDSDEEVDYSKMDQGNKKGPLGRWDFDTQEEYSEYMNNKEALPKAAFQYGIKMSEGRKTRRFKETNDKAELDRQWKKISAIIEKRKKMEADGVEVKRPKY from the exons ATCAAAACTTACCAATGAAGACTTCAGGAAACTTCTCATGACCCCAAGGGCTGCACCTACTTCTGCACCACCTTCAAAATCACGTCACCATGA GATGCCAAGAGAGTACAATGAGGATGAGGACCCAGCTGCacgaaggaggaaaaagaaaag TTATTATGCCAAGCTACGCCAAcaagaaattgagagagagagagaacttgcaGAGAAATACCGGGACCGTGCCAAGGAACGGAGAGATGGTGTGAACAAAGATTATGAAGAAACTGAGCTGATTAGTACCACAGCCAACTATCGGGCTGTGGGCCCCACTGCTGAGGC GGACAAATCAGctgcagagaagagaagacagtTGATTCAGGAGTCCAAATTCTTGGGTGGTGATATGGAACACACCCATTTGGTGAAAGGCTTGGATTTTGCTTTGCTTCAAAAG GTACGCGCTGAGATTGCcagcaaagagaaagaggaagaggaactcATGGAAAAGCCCCAAAAGGAAACCAA gaAAGATGAGGATcccgaaaacaaaattgaatttaaaacacGACTTG GCCGAAATGTGTATCGAATGCTTTTCAAGAGTAAATCATATGAGCGAAATGAGCTGTTCTTACCAGGCCGGATGGCCTATGTGGTAGACCTGGATGATGAGTATGCAGACACGGATATCCCCACCACTCTTATCCGCAGCAAGGCTGATTGCCCCACCATGGAG GCCCAGACTACACTGACTACAAATGACATTGTTATCAGCAAGCTCACCCAGATTTTGTCATACCTGAGGCAGGGCACCCGGAACAAGAAGCTCAAGAAGAAGGATAAAG gaaaactggaagaaaagaaacCTCCTGAGGCAGACATGAA CATTTTTGAAGACATTGGGGATTATGTTCCCTCCACAACCAAGACACCTCGGGACAAGGAGCGGGAGAGATACCGGGAACGGGAACGCGATCGGGAACGCGACAGAGACCGGGAGCGAGAGCGAGACCGGGAGCGGGAGCGAGACCGGGAGCGAGACAGGGAGCGGGAgcgagaggaagaaaagaaaaggcacagcTACTTTGAGAAGCCAAAAGTGGATGATGAG cCCGTGGATGTTGACAAAG GACCTGGATCTGCCAAAGAGTTGATCAAGTCCATCAATGAAAAATTTGCTGGGTCTGCTGGTTGGGAAGGCACTGAATC GTTGAAGAAGCCTGAAGACAAGAAGCAGCTGGGTGATTTCTTTGGCATGTCCAATAGTTATGCAGAATGCTATCCAGCCAC gaTGGATGACATGGCTGTCGATAGTGATGAAGAGGTAGATTATAGCAAAATGGACCAG GGTAACAAGAAGGGTCCCTTAGGCCGCTGGGACTTTGATACTCAGGAGGAATATAGCGAGTATATGAACAACAAGGAGGCTTTGCCCAA GGCTGCATTCCAGTATGGTATCAAGATGTCTGAAGGACGGAAAACCAGACGCTTCAAAGAAACCAATGACAAGGCAGAGCTTGATCGCCAGTGGAAGAAAATAAGTGCG ATcattgagaagaggaagaagatggaagCTGATGG GGTTGAAGTGAAAAGACCAAAGTACTAA
- the Wdr55 gene encoding WD repeat-containing protein 55 yields the protein MDRMCEESPAENSSNEEEDLDSTKAAPRIRDTPEDIVLEAPASGLAFHPTRDLLAAGDVDGDVFVFSYSCQEGETKEVWSSGHHLKSCRAVVFSEDGQKLVTVSKDKAIHVLDVEQGQLERRISKAHSAPINSLLLVDENVLVTGDDTGGIRLWDQRKEGPLMDMRQHEEYIADMALDPAKKLLLTASGDGCLGVFNIKRRRLELLSEPQSGDLTSVTLMKYGKKVACGSSEGTIYLFNWNGFGATSDRFALRAESIDCMVPVTENLLCTGSTDGIIRAVNILPNRVVGTVGQHAGEPVEALALSHCGQFLASSGHDQRLKFWNMAQLRTVVVDDYRRRKKKGGPLRALSSKAWSTDDFFAGLREDGEDAKAPEEEEVLKESEDDSD from the exons ATGGATCGCATGTGCGAGGAGAGTCCCGCGGAGAATTCAAGCAATGAAGAGGAAGACCTTGACTCCACGAAGGCAGCACCCCGGATCCGTGATACCCCAGAAGACATCGTGCTGGAAGCGCCAGCCAGTGGCCTGGCGTTCCATCCCACTCGAGACCTGCTGGCAGCAGGGGACGTAGACGGGGACGTGTTCGT ctTTTCATACTCTTGTCAGGAGGGAGAAACCAAGGAAGTCTGGTCCTCGGGACACCACCTCAAGTCCTGCAGAGCCGTCGTCTTCTCAGAGGACGGGCAGA AACTTGTTACTGTCTCTAAGGACAAAGCAATCCACGTATTAGACGTCGAACAGGGACAGTTGGAAAGACGCATTTCCAAGGCTCACAG TGCCCCCATTAATAGCCTGCTGCTTGTGGATGAGAATGTCCTAGTCACTGGGGATGACACAGGTGGCATCCGGCTCTGGGACCAGCGAAAAGAGGGCCCTTTAATGGATATGCGGCAGCATGAGGAGTACATCGCTGACATGGCTCTAGACCCAGCCAAAAAGCTGCTGCTGACAGCCAG TGGGGATGGCTGCCTTGGTGTCTTCAACATCAAGAGACGCCGTTTGGAGTTACTCTCAGAGCCTCAGTCAGGCGATCTGACCTCCGTCACCCTCATGAAA TACGGGAAGAAGGTGGCCTGTGGATCTAGTGAAGGTACCATCTACCTCTTCAACTGGAATGGTTTTGGGGCGACAAGTGACCGCTTTGCCCTGAGAGCAGAGTCCATTGACTGCATGGTTCCGGTCACCGAGAATCTGCTGTGCACTGGCTCCACTGATGGCATCATCAG GGCTGTGAACATCCTGCCAAACCGAGTGGTAGGTACCGTGGGCCAGCATGCTGGGGAGCCTGTGGAGGCACTAGCCCTATCCCACTGCGGCCAGTTTCTGGCCAGTAGTGGCCACGACCAGCGACTCAAATTTTGGAACATGGCTCAGCTGCGAACTGTGGTTGTGGACGACTATCGGCGACGCAAGAAAAAGGGAGGACCACTCCGTGCCCTGAGCAGTAAGGCCTGGAGCACTGATGACTTCTTTGCAGGGCTGAGAGAAGATGGAGAGGATGCCAAGGccccggaggaggaggaggtgctgaAGGAGAGCGAAGACGACAGTGACTGA
- the Dnd1 gene encoding dead end protein homolog 1 has protein sequence MQSKRECEQWCERVNPENKAALEAWVRETGIRLVQVNGQRKYGGPPPGWVGSPPPSGSEVFIGRLPQDVYEHQLIPLFQRVGRLYEFRLMMTFSGLNRGFAYARYSSRRGAQAAIATLHNHQLRPSCQLLVCRSTEKCELTVDGLPLSLNRRTLLLALQPLGPCLQETLLLPSPGSAPSQIALLKFSTHRAAAMAKKALVEGQSRLCGEQVAVEWLKPDLKQHFRQQLAGPSLRFLRPEGSQLAQSRDRLGTQGARAALQLLCQRMKLGSPVFLTKCLGTGPAGWHRFWYQVVIPGHPVPFSGLIWVVLASEWQDGHEVAKDAVSAQLLETLSESRTSLWSPGAEAGIVVRQ, from the exons ATGCAGTCTAAAAGGGAGTGCGAG CAATGGTGTGAACGGGTGAATCCAGAGAACAAGGCAGCCCTGGAGGCGTGGGTAAGGGAGACTGGCATCCGCCTGGTACAGGTCAACGGGCAGAGGAAGTATGGCGGGCCACCCCCAG GCTGGGTGGGCAGCCCGCCACCTTCGGGCTCCGAGGTGTTTATCGGACGACTGCCCCAGGACGTGTATGAGCACCAGCTGATCCCCCTCTTCCAGCGCGTGGGGCGCCTCTACGAGTTCCGCCTGATGATGACCTTCAGTGGCTTGAACCGCGGCTTTGCCTACGCGCGCTACAGCTCGCGGCGCGGTGCCCAGGCCGCCATTGCTACGCTGCACAACCACCAGCTGCGCCCCTCCTGCCAGCTTCTGGTGTGCCGAAGCACCGAGAAGTGCGAGCTGACGGTGGACGGGCTGCCTCTGAGCTTGAACCGCCGCACCCTGCTGCTCGCCCTCCAGCCGCTGGGCCCCTGCCTGCAGGAGACATTGCTGCTACCCAGCCCCGGGTCGGCGCCCTCTCAGATTGCGCTGCTCAAGTTCAGCACACACCGAGCCGCTGCCATGGCCAAAAAGGCCCTGGTAGAAG GGCAGTCACGCCTCTGTGGAGAACAGGTGGCTGTGGAGTGGCTCAAGCCTGACCTGAAGCAGCACTTCCGCCAGCAGCTTGCGGGTCCCTCGCTGCGGTTCCTCCGGCCGGAAGGCAGCCAGCTAGCCCAGAGCAGGGATAGGCTAGGGACCCAAGGGGCTCGGGCTGCTCTGCAGCTGCTGTGTCAGCGGATGAAGCTGGGCAGCCCCGTGTTCCTTACCAAGTGTTTAGGCACAGGGCCTGCTGGCTGGCATCGCTTTTGGTACCAGGTTGTGATCCCTGGACACCCGGTGCCTTTCAGTGGCCTCATCTGGGTTGTGCTGGCCTCTGAGTGGCAGGATGGGCACGAGGTGGCCAAGGATGCTGTGTCTGCACAGTTGCTGGAAACACTGAGTGAGTCCAGAACCAGCTTGTGGTCTCCTGGGGCTGAAGCAGGTATTGTGGTTAGGCAGtga